A section of the Salmo salar chromosome ssa05, Ssal_v3.1, whole genome shotgun sequence genome encodes:
- the zgc:113425 gene encoding uncharacterized protein zgc:113425 isoform X2 — protein MDRYRYFIFNQRSVVVLGILQVACAALCLVCGFIDAFFRKNTTLSETRAPVWAGLIMACPGALALLASQRKNPVLVNVMIVVSVCSCVSVVMVSGYACLTLTYGENDNEVFHHHNNLEVRFMLSRMVKGANATILLVCIVSLVLSSLIAFVGCRSLPLCGCYDGLTGLEILVPQYDPSPQTELVCTWQGSEDSVLNSPVNFSDRCPEEEEAPSKLPPYSRLT, from the exons ATGGACCGCTACCGGTATTTCATCTTTAACCAGCGCAGTGTCGTAGTTCTGGGCATTCTGCAGGTAGCATGTGCGGCGCTGTGCTTGGTGTGCGGATTCATTGATGCGTTTTTTCGGAAAAACACCACACTCAGTGAAACTAGGGCACCCGTGTGGGCGGGTTTG ATTATGGCCTGCCCAGGTGCGCTGGCGCTCTTGGCTTCCCAAAGGAAAAACCCAGTATTG GTGAATGTAATGATCGTGGTCTCGGTGTGCTCCTGTGTTTCCGTGGTGATGGTGTCAGGTTACGCATGCCTAACTTTGACCTATGGCGAGAATGACAACGAGGTGTTCCACCATCACAACAACCTTGAAGTG AGGTTTATGCTGAGCCGGATGGTGAAAGGGGCCAATGCCACCATACTGTTGGTCTGTATCGTCAgcctggtcctctcctctctcatcgccTTTGTAGGCTGTCGCAGTCTGCCCCTCTGTGGCTGCTATGATGGCCTCACTGGCCTG gagaTACTGGTCCCTCAGTATGACCCCAGCCCACAGACCGAGCTTGTGTGTACATGGCAAG GTAGCGAAGACAGTGTGTTAAACTCTCCAGTGAACTTCAGCGACAGATGTCCTGAGGAAGAGGAAGCGCCCTCCAAActccccccctacagcagactcaCCTGA
- the rab33b gene encoding ras-related protein Rab-33B, whose product MASVESSMEFTSSLTVSSHLPPPRTRIFKIIVIGDSGVGKTCLTYRFCAGKFPEKTEATIGVDFREKLIEIDGETIKVQLWDTAGQERFRKSMVQHYYRNVHAVVFVYDVTSAASFRSLPTWIEECKQHALGQEVPRILVGNKCDLQNSVQVGTDLAQQFADAHSMPLFETSAKNPSSDGSGDSIRGSSDHVEAIFMTVAHKLKSQKPLILSQLPRGVLGGDTVTLIRGRDEGEEKVSWTCSC is encoded by the exons ATGGCAAGTGTGGAGTCGTCGATGGAATTCACCAGTTCGCTGACTGTATCGTCTCATCTTCCGCCACCACGGACACGGATTTTCAAGATCATAGTGATTGGGGACTCCGGGGTGGGCAAGACCTGCCTCACCTACCGATTCTGTGCGGGCAAGTTTCCGGAGAAAACCGAGGCCACGATCGGGGTGGACTTTCGGGAGAAACTTATCGAGATTGACGGCGAGACAATCAAG GTCCAGCTATGGGACACGGCGGGCCAGGAGCGTTTCCGTAAGAGCATGGTGCAGCACTACTACCGTAACGTGCATGCTGTGGTGTTCGTGTACGACGTGACCAGCGCCGCCAGCTTCCGCAGCCTCCCGACCTGGATCGAGGAGTGTAAGCAGCACGCCCTGGGCCAGGAGGTCCCGCGGATCCTGGTGGGCAACAAGTGTGACCTGCAGAACTCTGTCCAGGTGGGCACGGACTTGGCCCAGCAGTTTGCCGACGCCCACTCTATGCCCCTCTTCGAGACGTCCGCCAAGAACCCCAGCAGCGACGGCAGCGGTGACAGTATCCGGGGGAGCAGCGATCACGTGGAGGCCATCTTCATGACGGTGGCCCACAAGCTGAAGTCCCAGAAGCCTCTGATACTTAGCCAGCTGCCCAGGGGGGTGTTAGGTGGGGACACGGTAACCCTGATAAGGGGGAGGGACGAGGGCGAGGAGAAGGTGAGCTGGACCTGCAGCtgctga
- the zgc:113425 gene encoding uncharacterized protein zgc:113425 isoform X1, whose amino-acid sequence MDRYRYFIFNQRSVVVLGILQVACAALCLVCGFIDAFFRKNTTLSETRAPVWAGLIMACPGALALLASQRKNPVLVNVMIVVSVCSCVSVVMVSGYACLTLTYGENDNEVFHHHNNLEVRFMLSRMVKGANATILLVCIVSLVLSSLIAFVGCRSLPLCGCYDGLTGLEILVPQYDPSPQTELVCTWQAGSEDSVLNSPVNFSDRCPEEEEAPSKLPPYSRLT is encoded by the exons ATGGACCGCTACCGGTATTTCATCTTTAACCAGCGCAGTGTCGTAGTTCTGGGCATTCTGCAGGTAGCATGTGCGGCGCTGTGCTTGGTGTGCGGATTCATTGATGCGTTTTTTCGGAAAAACACCACACTCAGTGAAACTAGGGCACCCGTGTGGGCGGGTTTG ATTATGGCCTGCCCAGGTGCGCTGGCGCTCTTGGCTTCCCAAAGGAAAAACCCAGTATTG GTGAATGTAATGATCGTGGTCTCGGTGTGCTCCTGTGTTTCCGTGGTGATGGTGTCAGGTTACGCATGCCTAACTTTGACCTATGGCGAGAATGACAACGAGGTGTTCCACCATCACAACAACCTTGAAGTG AGGTTTATGCTGAGCCGGATGGTGAAAGGGGCCAATGCCACCATACTGTTGGTCTGTATCGTCAgcctggtcctctcctctctcatcgccTTTGTAGGCTGTCGCAGTCTGCCCCTCTGTGGCTGCTATGATGGCCTCACTGGCCTG gagaTACTGGTCCCTCAGTATGACCCCAGCCCACAGACCGAGCTTGTGTGTACATGGCAAG CAGGTAGCGAAGACAGTGTGTTAAACTCTCCAGTGAACTTCAGCGACAGATGTCCTGAGGAAGAGGAAGCGCCCTCCAAActccccccctacagcagactcaCCTGA